One Candidatus Acididesulfobacter guangdongensis genomic window carries:
- a CDS encoding glycosyltransferase family 9 protein, with the protein MTEKQNIKNILIIKLSSIGDCLLATPAIESIRRAYPESFITWLIEDKSKDIALLNPNINKVIVIDKKNYRLKDYLKLVATLKSDKYDMSVDLQGVDRTSLFAFLSGAKERYVEEYANLGFLSNKKINRKGRKPEHAAKFYLYLAASSGGAVLDSIKPIFKTNKADEEFANKFISEKFGSDNNAFRNTVFVGINPGGAWATKKWPAEYFAKLSELILRKYDARIVVFGGKEDEISAKNIISILCSNFAGTSTAASAADAVYKLIADATGQTTLMQAKELIAKMDYFITGDSGLMHIAASVENGPEIISLFGPTSAELTGPIGKDNIKILKSGLICSPCFSKSCILADKKEDRKEINSVRTAAKPAADINNINADVNAGVSSYANGKRGINVNGKNNSDNNGSINANANANANVNYADNINKTNKVLDSDINKINLNIELNVNSETYALCMKKICVSDVFKLISDNQDKQKGNVR; encoded by the coding sequence ATGACGGAAAAACAAAATATTAAAAATATACTGATTATTAAGCTAAGTTCAATCGGAGATTGTCTGCTTGCAACCCCTGCTATTGAGTCAATAAGAAGGGCTTATCCTGAAAGTTTTATAACATGGCTGATAGAGGATAAGTCAAAGGACATAGCTTTATTAAATCCGAATATAAATAAAGTAATTGTTATTGATAAGAAAAATTATAGATTAAAGGATTATTTAAAATTAGTAGCGACGCTTAAATCTGATAAATACGATATGTCTGTGGATTTGCAGGGTGTTGACAGGACATCTTTGTTTGCCTTTCTAAGCGGCGCAAAAGAAAGATATGTTGAAGAATATGCAAATCTCGGTTTCTTATCCAATAAAAAAATTAACAGAAAAGGAAGGAAACCGGAGCATGCGGCAAAATTTTATCTATATCTTGCGGCGTCATCGGGAGGAGCCGTTCTTGACAGTATAAAGCCGATATTTAAAACAAATAAAGCAGATGAAGAGTTTGCAAATAAATTTATATCAGAAAAATTCGGATCCGATAACAATGCCTTTAGAAATACCGTCTTTGTCGGAATTAATCCCGGCGGAGCGTGGGCTACAAAAAAATGGCCTGCCGAGTATTTCGCTAAACTTTCTGAATTAATTTTAAGAAAATATGATGCCAGAATTGTAGTATTCGGCGGCAAAGAAGATGAAATTTCAGCAAAAAATATAATAAGTATTTTATGCAGCAATTTTGCAGGCACAAGTACAGCTGCAAGCGCGGCAGATGCGGTATATAAACTAATTGCGGATGCAACAGGCCAAACTACCTTGATGCAGGCAAAAGAGCTAATCGCAAAAATGGATTATTTTATAACAGGGGATTCAGGGCTTATGCATATAGCGGCAAGCGTAGAAAACGGTCCTGAAATAATTTCGCTGTTCGGACCGACAAGCGCTGAATTGACCGGACCTATCGGAAAAGACAATATTAAAATTTTAAAAAGCGGTCTTATTTGCTCACCCTGTTTTAGTAAATCATGTATTCTGGCAGACAAAAAAGAAGATAGAAAGGAAATTAATTCTGTTCGGACTGCTGCTAAACCAGCTGCAGATATTAATAATATTAATGCTGATGTAAATGCCGGCGTAAGTTCCTATGCTAACGGAAAGAGGGGCATAAATGTCAATGGCAAGAATAATAGCGATAATAATGGCAGCATTAACGCTAACGCTAATGCTAATGCTAATGTTAATTATGCTGACAATATAAATAAGACAAATAAAGTTCTTGATTCCGATATCAATAAGATAAATTTAAATATAGAATTAAATGTAAATTCAGAAACATACGCACTATGTATGAAAAAAATCTGCGTAAGCGATGTTTTTAAATTAATTTCAGATAATCAAGACAAACAAAAAGGAAACGTAAGATAA